TTTACAACATGTTAATCATGTTTGAAAACTGTTCAACGTGTACAGAAAGATGTTtcatatgtgtgtgtgtgtgtatatatatatatatatatatatatatatatatatatataagtacAGTGTACATGAATAAAAGCACACAACCAAACATAtacttaaaaaatgttcaatatGTAAAAAAGTAgatatatatgaaaaatgtatAATTTGTATTGAAAAAATAGACATGTATTAAataaggaaaaaggaaaaaggggAAAGGAAACCAtacaaaaaagaaataaaaaaactaaCAAAAACTGAAGAAAATCGATGAAAACATTTTAAAAGTTGAGGGGCATGAAAACATTAGATAAAACGCATAGAAAAGGAAAGAATAAAACAACATTGAAAACTGCAAAGAGaaacacagaaaaagaaaaaatgacgAAAATGGTAAAGAAACAtacaaaaagaaaataaaagaaaatcaaTGGAAACCAAAAGAAAACCATGGAAATTGTAAAGAAACacataaagaaagaaaaaaactgaTAAGAACAGCATAGAAaaacacataaaagaaaagaaagatTAAATCCGATGAAAACCGGACCAGTCCAACCAATAGACAGaaacaagaaaaaaaacaaaactcTACGGCGAGCTAGCTAGCGAACGAGAAGAGAAAAACAGCCCGGGCAAGATCTCGAGCCGGGCCTTTACTTATGCTTCGTCATGAGCGATGCATAGAACAGTTTGCAGTGAACTCAGCTTGGGCATGGCAGGCCATCCAGTATGGTCTTGAGCTCTTGAAGAAGGGCATCGTGTGGCGTGCCGAAGATGGTCAGAGTATTCGTATTTGGCGGGATCGCTGGCTCCCTAGTGAGCCATCGCACCAACCCATCACTCAGCAAGGAACATGCCGCCTCTGGAGAGTGGCGGAGCTCCTGGACGAGTCCGACGCGTGGCGCATGGACCTGCTTCGACGCCACTTTCTTCCCGCTGACATCGATACCATCACACGCATCTGCACATCGCCGCGTGTCACCGACGACATCATCGCATGGGCGCCGGAGAGGAACGGTATCTTCACTGTTCGCTCCGCCTATCGCTTAGCCATGGACGAGCGCGAGCGTCCATTGGCAACCGCCACGAGCAGGGCATCGGATGGTCGTCACGCCATCTGGAAGATCATATGGGGGTGCCATGCTCTTCCTAAGGTACGTGTGTTCGCATGGAGAATTGTTTCAAACTCCCTCGCCACATGGGCAAACACATTTTCCCTCCACCTCGAACTTACTGATGTTTGTCCCCTGTGTGGTGTGGAACGAGAGGACGGCTTCCACGCGCTGTGCAGGTGCCCACTCGCCAAGGAACGGTGGCACGCCATGGTGCAAGATTGGCAAATACCAAAGGTGGAGTCCATCTGCAACAACGGACCGAAGTGGCTCTTCACACTCCTGGACCCTCTGACGGAGACGGCGCGCATGGTGGTTCTTATGATCATGTGGCGGGTGTGGTATATCCGCAACAAGATCACCCATGACAAGGTGCCACCGCCAACAGAAGCATCCCGCAGATTCCTTCTCGGATACATTAATTCGCTACTGTGTATACAACAATTCCCTCAAGCTGATATGGAGAAAGGGAAGATGGTGCTGCATGAGGGAGAGCGCACCACTCAAAAGGTACATGTGCAGCGGTATGAGAGACCTTGGACGCTCGAGGATGGACGAAGCTCAATTGTGATGGTGGTTACGTACAGGCTACTGGTGCAGCAGGAGGAGGCATGCTTCTGCGGGACGAGAGAGGTGAAATTCTATATACAGCGTGTAGGGAGTTGCATGCATGCGACAATGGTCTTCACGCGGAGCTAGCAGTATGTAGAGAGGGCCTAGCGTTGGCCCTGCACGGGACAAATTTGCCGATCATGGTGGAACTAGACTGTGCAGAATCCGTGTCGATGATTACAGCACCCTCGGAGAACCGGTCGCAGCATCGCGTACTTGTTGAGGAGATCCGACGGATGATGGCAGATGACTCGAGGGAGATTTCTTTTACTCATATTAGTCGTTTGCAGAATAAAGTTAGTCACGAGCTCACCGCGTACGGCCGCGGCACATCTCAGACAGCGGTCTGGCTGTTTTCGGGGCTGGATTCTATTGTGAACTTGTGTAAGGCTGAGAAGCCTCCTTGAGTAATGAAATCTCTCTTCCCCCGGCAAAAAGGAAGAACTCAGCTTGGGCCTTGGGGCGTCTTCAGTTTGGTCAGAGTGAACGCGCTCTCGCACTGTCTGCGCCACGACACAATACCGACCGCTTCCTTCTTCTTCCACTGCATGTCTGCATGTCTTCAGTTAACCACACCCGCAACTGTTTACTGTGCCCTCTCTCACTCCAAAAATAGACCAGCGCGCGCTACGGCACAAGCCATAGCAGCCACTCGCTCGCCGCTAGCAAACCCACCAATTACCGCCATCGATCTGCCTACCCTCTCGTGCGGCGACCGATCTCGTCGTCTTCCTCTTGATTTTCGGCCGAGGTGTCGTACGTTGGTTTGCGTCGGCGGCTGATCGATCGGACGCGTGGCCGCCGGGTTCAATCGATGGCAAGCTACTGGGGCCGGCGACCCTGCGAGTCGTGCAGCACGAGGGCGATGGCGGGCAGCGTGGTGGGCCAGCCGGTGGCGCCGGGGCAGCGGGTGACGGTGCTGACCATCGACGGGGGCGGCATCCGCGGCATCATCCCGGGCACCATCCTCGCCTTCCTCGAGGCCAAGCTGCAGGAGCTGGACGGGCCGGGCGCGCGCCTGGCCGACTACTTCGACTGCATCGCCGGCACCAGCACCGGCGGCCTCATCACCGCCATGATCACCGCGCCCGGCAAGGACGGCCGCCCGCTCTTCGCCGCCAGGGACGTCAACCGCTTCTACCTCGACAATGGCCCCTACATCTTCCCGCAAAGGTGAGAGCGCGAACGATCTCATCTCATGGACATGGATCGTGCGAGCTGAACTGGTGATTGATGTATGTATTGCATTGAGTTGTGCCAGGAGGTGCGCGCTGGCCGCGGTGACCGCGTCGCTGAGGCGGCCGAGGTACAACGGCAAGTACCTGCACGGGAAGATCAAGAGCATGCTCGGCGAGACGAGGCTGTCCGACGCGCTCACCGACGTGGTCATCCCCACCTTCGACGTCAAGCTTCTCCAGCCCATCATCTTCTCCACATACGACGTATGCCAATTTTATATGTATAAGAGAACTAATGTGATGATCAGATAGATCCATCCTTGGATCATGGATCAGACAGACATGGGGCTAAAAATGTGATGGATCACGCGTGCGTGCGTGCAGGCCAAGAGCATGCCCCTGAAGAACGCGCGACTCGCCGACGTGTGCATCGGCACCTCCGCCGCTCCGACCTACCTCCCCGCGCACCACTTCCACACCCACGACGGCAACGGCAAGGAGCGCGAGTAcaacctcatcgacggcggcgtcGCCGCCAACAATCCGGTAACGAATCAAGCCTCTGTCCGTCGGTCAGATGTTCAGACACGCTTGCCCGACCCGAGCACACTGATGAACTGAGCCGTGAGAAATGCAGACGATGGTGGCGATGACGCAGATCACCAAGAAGATGATGGGCAAGGACAGGGAGGAGCTGTACCCGGTGGAGCCGTCGGACTGCGGCAAGTTCCTGGTGCTGTCCGTCGGGACCGGCTCGACGTCCGACCAGGGGCTGTACACGGCGAAGCAGTGCTCCCAGTGGGGCATCATCAGCTGGCTGCGCAACAAGGGCATGGCGCCCATCATCGACATCTTCATGGCCGCCAGCTCCGACCTCGTCGACATCCACGCCGCCGTGCTCTTCCAGTCGCTGCACAGCGACGCCAACTACCTCCGCATCCAGGACAACTCGCTCCACGGCCCGGCGGCCACGGTGGACGCCGCCACGCCCGAGAACATGGCGGAGCTCCTCAGGATCGGCGAGCGGATGCTGGCGCAGAGGGTGTCCAGGGTGAACGTCGAGACCGGGAGGTACGAGGAGGTAAAGGGGGCCGGGAACAACGCCGACGCGCTCGCCGGCTTCGCCAGGCAGCTCTCCGACGAGAGGAGGACAAGGCTCGGGAGCCGGCGCGGTGGCGCCGGCCGCCTGAAATCCAGCCGCTGATCTTGTAGCTTAGTGTGGCTTAGTTTCATTTATTTTCTATATACAGTATATTTTTTTGGCTGGGATAGGTAGAGAAAGCTTCACATGGATAATGGATGGAAATGAGGAGTTTAGGAAAAATAACAACACTTAATGAAACCAAAATGTCTCTCGGTTGTTCACCGTGGCAATTGCATATCCCTTCCGATATAATCATGAATTTAATCAACAGTGAACAATAGCGCAAACGACGAACAAAAATTTACACAAAGCCTCCTCCCTATTTTGGCAAGCTTCAAAATAAATGAATGGATTGCAGaatagaaagaagaagaaaaacctGGGCTATACAACAGAACACTGCCAACATCGGTTAAACGATCATCGGGGACTCTGCCTGCTTGCCGGCTTCAGTCCGCGGATCATCACAAACAGTAACTTGCACAGGCGAGGCTGCAAATGTGCTCACCTTACAGTGACTGTATCCTTGCTTCCACTGCACAGGCTTGAATTGGCCAGGCACTCGTGGGGGTTAGCGTAGAAGTAATCCTCCTCCTTCGGCTTGTTTTCGAGTTTCCGACGACAGGACGGTTGGACCACACGACCTCTATGAACTTCTTGGACAGAAAATGTAAAATTCTCCCAGGAAATTGTCTTGTTGTTGTACAGGTCTATAAGTTCAACTAGTTTCCGACGGTCTGGCAACACGCTTTTTCGGAAACCCAGGAACCTGAAGATAGAAATTCAACCAGATAATTATGACTAGATGATACTATTTGCTTATTTTTATAAAGAGTAAACTAGTACGAATCTTGTTGCAGATGATGGCTATATGTACACACTATATCTTGAAAAGCTATTTGATTGTTTTTATAAGATGAAATCTTGCTGTATAGATACCTTCTGTGGCCTTCAACAAGTTTCGCCATGTTACCATCAAAAGTAGGAAGGAAAACATCACTAGCAGTGGATACAATGAAATCGAGTGCAGCCATCTGAGAAGAGTGGTTTTGAAACTGGCGCAGAGGTTCTGAATCTAGCAGCATCTCTTTTCTTACCTGAAAGATAATTGGTATTGCTTATATTAGCAGGTTTGGTCCATACAGGGGGAGTATCATACTTTGGACACATGGCATGAAAGGTCAGAAACTGCAAGCAGTGCTGGCAGAAACGAGCAAAATCTCACTTGCAATTGAATAGTCAGGATTGCACCCCATAGTTATTGCCACGAAAATGAACAAGCCAATGTAATTGACAAAGTGTTGGGCACACTTACAAGTTTTGGAAAAGCAGCTCGTAATGGTTTCAATCTCTTTTCTCCCCCGTAAATTTCACCAGCAGCAATGTATATGAGAGTATCCTTTTCAAAGCCCAGTGCTTTCAAAACCAGTGACGTCTCCTCAGGCGTAAGTGGGCATAGTCCTTCTGATCTCTTGGTTTTCGAATCAATTTCTTTATCTCTCCACCATGGATATGCATATCTGATTGATAGAAAAAAAGTAGGATTCTGGTGATTCAAAGTTTGTGCATCAGTTTTCAGCTCAAGAAAAACAGCAAGACCAAGATAAGATGGCACTTATACAATTTGACTATGATAAAAACAGATGAGCAATTGAATTTCTATTCCATTGACATGAATCCATCATGAAATGGGAAACTATGTATGAAAAAGCGCCATTTGTTGAGACTGATGTTACACTGCATCCGGCTCTAAACATAAGCAATAAAAACTTGAGAACGTATGCAGGACCACAGGAACAAACTAGTATATACAACATCTATGTCACCATTGCTAGTATTTGTACATAAGTCAAGAATCAATAAAGTAATCATTATCCTTCTTCTGTGAGGAATTACTTGATTCAATATCCAAAAGGCTGCTCTGTATTTATTGATGTTAGGTGAAAGTCTGTACAGCGAAAATTGTACCTCATTCTTTTGAGTTCCTCAGCTTCTTCAGGATTAAGGCCATGATTGCAACCAGAAAATGCCAGCATGTCCATCTCATATCGTAAATGCAATGCCACAAATGATCCCTTGTCTCGAAGTTTCTGTACCAATTTATTCCCCAGTGCCTCAATTTGAGGGGTAAACTTCAGAGCATGAAAATTAACACGGCATCTAACAAGTTGAAGCTCAGTACTGATGCCATTATTTGCTAACCGAGCATCTGTCTTGTTAAAGTGGATGACTTTATATTTGCTGAAGAGTGGTGAGATCTGCACAAGTGAGAGACTATGAAGAGCACATAGTAATGCATGTACCGTGAAAGCAAGAGTGGATCCCAGATAAGTTGACAAACCTGGTGCAAGTAATATTTCTCATCTGACCAACTCACAGGTGACATGTCAAGTGTAGTGCTCGAATCTGTTGGACTAAACCTCTTTGGCAGCCGTTTGACAATGCGCACTTCATCTCTTAATGAGGTAATGAAATGCCTCACATCAAATATGTCGCCAAAATTGCTGAAAAGCATACAGAACACTAGTCGCTTAAGATATCAACCTGGTTAACACATAGAGCACCTCTTCAAGAAAATGGAATGCACCTCTGATCAGCCCAGAATGATCTCTTGTCAAGTTCTGGAACAACCATCGTGAGGTTTAGCAAACGTGCCACTGCCACCATGTCGCATATCTTGTATAACAGAGATACAAAACAACAGGAAGTGTTAGAATGGGAAAGCTAGGATTGAAGTGCCGAAGTAAGAAAAGACAACGTACCTCTGAACGCATCTGATTAAGACCCCCATTGCAGGATATCTTCAGATAACCATTGCTTTTGTAGATTCCTGGAGAAAAAGTCGCAATTACTGTTGGTGGTGATTGACTGAAATAGTAACATCTTGACAAAAAAAATCATGCCTTCCAGAGCGAACCATTTTGTTTCTCACTAAAGGCAGCTAAGCTTTCAGCAGCGGCCCCTCTAATTTCACAAATTGGTATTCTTTGGCAGGAAAATTGGTACGAATTTGGGAAAGGGTGATCACCAAAATGCACTCGCTCTTACATGTATCATTTCAAAGTTGATGAATAACTTTATCACTTATTTCCTCGTAGACACTAATCGATAAAATTTACTAGCCAGTAGTAACAACAAAAATAAGACGGAAAGGCACGCACttgggggcgggggcgggggcgggggcgggggcgaggaaggcggcggcgaagggccgggcgcgccgccggcgaggccgaagAGGGCGAGGAGGCGGCCGACGGCGACGAGCTGCGCGACGGAGGCCCAGAGCAGCAGGGCGACGCAGCCCGCCACGAGCCAGAACCTAGGCCTGGACCGCGCCATATCGCAGCCTCACAGCCGGCGCCGGCCCCCGATCGGCGCCGGCATTTTTTTGaggtcgcggcggcggcggcggcggctccgggggATCTCGGGGACGGGGAGGGCCCGTTGGGAGCTAAGATCTTGTTGGCCTAGCTGCGGGGAGACTGGggcacacacacagagagagtgtgtgtgtttgtgtctgtgtgtgttgcTGCGGCCTGCGGCTACGCGTTTGGCTTTTGTGGCATGTGTTGTTGCTAGCTGGCTGGTAGGAGGAGGACCGGCGGCTTGGCTTCACACGGATTATCCTTGGCTAAGTGTGTGATCACCAGGTGGGCTACGCTTAGCACACTGCACTGCACTGGTGGAGTAAGTACATGAGACGGGCAGTTCCAAGACTCGGGGAGCTCTTGTAGGCTAGGTTTTTCTAGACTTTGTGATTTTCAAAGTTTTTCGGAATCAATAACTCCCGAACGCACAGTATTTTAGAATTTGGGTCCGAATGTCCTTTCCACCGCTGGATTTGATTACAGATCTTAAAGCAGTGGACCCGAGCCATGTCAGCGAGCAACATCGTTCGGGGAAAACAGAAATCGTCGCAAACGACCCACACGCACCACTCACCTTCTTCTCACTCCCGTCGCTATCCCCTCCCTTATCCTCTTCCTTCCCCACACACAACCCGCGTCCGAATCATTCCTCTCTCCATCCCAGGCGGTTCTCCGGCGATGGCTGGCCCTGATGCCAACGGTGGAGGCAGCCGAGCTGGGTCCGACAGGCGGTAGCCTTGGAGGGGTCACCGCGGTTGCGCGTAATGGCCGGCGGCGTTCCCCTTCGTCGCTATGCGAGGAGAGGAGGAGCTCATGCACTGCATCTGCGGCGCCGGCGGTGATCCCCATCGTTGCCGTTGCGAGAGGAGCCCCCTTCGGCTCCGGCGGCGATCCCCTTGGTCGCCGTGCGAGAGGAGTCTCCTTCGGTTCCGGCGGCGATCTAACAAGCGACAGCCATGGCGGGGTTGCAGGTGCGCGCGGCGCTGCTCGCGACGGCCGGCTACATCGCGGATTCCGTCCCGGAGCTCCATCTCCACCGTTTTTGCCTCGCACAAGCATGACGCGCCGGGTCTGTCGTGGTTTCATGCATCGACAGTTGACTGCAGTCAATGGGCCAGTGCCCTCCACCGGAGGAGCTGATAGTGTTCGCGTAGGCGGCGTGCTAGAGGAGGAGCTGCTGCTCGGACATGATCTTGAGAGGTTGGCGGCTTCGTCTTCTGATTCCCACACAGTCGAGCGAACAGAAGTTGCGGCTGCTCCTGTGGTATGCATGCTATCTCCGTATTTTGTGATTGCTTCTGTTTTCCCTCTAGATCATATGCAGTGTTTTGCTTTGGTGATTGGACTAAGTTGCTATGAGTACCGAGTTCACACATCATCACGGCAATTTTTTAGAAATCTTTGTAATAGTTGCACACCATCACGACAATTTTATCTCTGTCCGTGTTCATAAACGATGTCCATAAATGATGGCAAATTCATCTTTATTGCCATGGTAACTTTTTGTGTAAACGTGAATCTGTCACCATGGTTTAAAAGTATGTTTGATTTTTGTATTTTTTGATTGACTAGTTTGGTTGCTGCTGCATTTTGTACTTGTGTCGCAACATAGCAAATTGTCATCAATTTTTTGGCATCAACAATTTTTAGCTACCATCTTTTGTTTTAGTAAAtagttgccatggcaaatttgCCTCATTTTTTTGCTATGAATTTTTTCCGGCCATGGGAAATTGATATTCACTTTTACTATGAATTTTCTCAGATTATGGTTTTCACTATGAATTGCTCGAAAGTAGGTATACATCACAGGGGGCGGCGGGCGCGGTGCTTGGCTAGGTCCAGTCGATGGCAGGCAGCGAGCTCGGAGGGCCGCGCGCGGAAGGCTGCACGAAACTCGGGTGCGAGCTCAAGGGAGACGAGctgcacgaggctcgggtgcgtGAGGCGCTGCTCCTCTGGATCGGGACCGTGCAGCGTCAGGAAATAGGTTTTGAAGGTGAAATGCTTCCCTCTAAATGCTTCCGAACCATCCTGTACGTGAATGCCTACAATTACCAACCACCCATGCATGAATGCCTGAAATTATTGGCATACAGTTTTTTTGTCTCTAAGAATCATGTCAATGATTTCACAACATTTTACAGTCTATGTATTTTACAAATTAATTCAAGCGGTGGCATTGGTTacagattttattttttaatttatttttctgAATGTTAAGAACATCCACAGCCTCTGTCATGCCCTTGTTTGGCAAATTTTACTccatttttgccatggcaaaaatacTTTTATTCACACGGCAAATTTTAGTTTATgttgccatggcaaattttactttaagttgccatggcaaaaatACTT
This genomic window from Aegilops tauschii subsp. strangulata cultivar AL8/78 chromosome 4, Aet v6.0, whole genome shotgun sequence contains:
- the LOC109738125 gene encoding patatin-like protein 1, producing the protein MASYWGRRPCESCSTRAMAGSVVGQPVAPGQRVTVLTIDGGGIRGIIPGTILAFLEAKLQELDGPGARLADYFDCIAGTSTGGLITAMITAPGKDGRPLFAARDVNRFYLDNGPYIFPQRRCALAAVTASLRRPRYNGKYLHGKIKSMLGETRLSDALTDVVIPTFDVKLLQPIIFSTYDAKSMPLKNARLADVCIGTSAAPTYLPAHHFHTHDGNGKEREYNLIDGGVAANNPTMVAMTQITKKMMGKDREELYPVEPSDCGKFLVLSVGTGSTSDQGLYTAKQCSQWGIISWLRNKGMAPIIDIFMAASSDLVDIHAAVLFQSLHSDANYLRIQDNSLHGPAATVDAATPENMAELLRIGERMLAQRVSRVNVETGRYEEVKGAGNNADALAGFARQLSDERRTRLGSRRGGAGRLKSSR
- the LOC109738120 gene encoding rhamnogalacturonan I rhamnosyltransferase 1; protein product: MARSRPRFWLVAGCVALLLWASVAQLVAVGRLLALFGLAGGAPGPSPPPSSPPPPPPPPPPRIYKSNGYLKISCNGGLNQMRSEICDMVAVARLLNLTMVVPELDKRSFWADQSNFGDIFDVRHFITSLRDEVRIVKRLPKRFSPTDSSTTLDMSPVSWSDEKYYLHQISPLFSKYKVIHFNKTDARLANNGISTELQLVRCRVNFHALKFTPQIEALGNKLVQKLRDKGSFVALHLRYEMDMLAFSGCNHGLNPEEAEELKRMRYAYPWWRDKEIDSKTKRSEGLCPLTPEETSLVLKALGFEKDTLIYIAAGEIYGGEKRLKPLRAAFPKLVRKEMLLDSEPLRQFQNHSSQMAALDFIVSTASDVFLPTFDGNMAKLVEGHRRFLGFRKSVLPDRRKLVELIDLYNNKTISWENFTFSVQEVHRGRVVQPSCRRKLENKPKEEDYFYANPHECLANSSLCSGSKDTVTVR